From Lysinibacillus sp. SGAir0095, the proteins below share one genomic window:
- a CDS encoding sodium:solute symporter yields MNTILLITIIGYILLMIVAGTFIGKSKIKNTEDYMLAGRSLPNIVLVGTLLATFVGSGTVIGGASFIYQQGPLAGIIYFAGVPIGIVILYFIAGKTWLISKYTIPQILEIKYGKLTRTISSIFIILAYIGIASYQFTGGGYILNLTTGISVEAGTIVTAFIVIFLATIGGMFSVAYTDFISSLLILVGFILGFFYLVTNVVSFDTIITSLPESHFTWTGNLTIPQIIGYFLPLFLLVLADQNMYQRLASAKDASTARRSTIGFFISSIAVFGLVILLTIGSLALFSDIKPDTAILQLAYNGGLPIVVGALILTASVSFLITTGNSFLLSAAGNITYDIVQRVKPDISDKSLLKINRYSVFALGGIAYILGAFFPDVLSIQMYSYTMYGAALTPAILASFLWKRANGPGALASIVIGGVATLVWELVLQKPYGWNSVLIALPLSIIALIVVSLLTPKYTVQIEQDQSRKDKEEKENVEFKSEYASGIYEGK; encoded by the coding sequence ATGAACACGATATTGTTGATTACAATAATTGGCTACATTTTGTTAATGATTGTAGCTGGAACATTTATAGGCAAGAGCAAAATAAAGAACACGGAAGATTATATGTTAGCTGGTCGTTCATTACCAAATATAGTGCTGGTGGGTACATTGTTAGCGACTTTTGTCGGCTCGGGAACGGTAATCGGCGGTGCGAGCTTCATTTATCAACAAGGACCATTAGCCGGTATCATCTACTTTGCCGGTGTACCGATAGGAATAGTTATTTTGTATTTTATTGCGGGAAAAACTTGGTTGATTTCCAAATATACAATTCCACAAATCTTAGAAATAAAATATGGAAAACTGACTAGAACGATTTCCTCTATATTTATTATTCTCGCTTATATTGGAATTGCATCTTACCAATTCACAGGTGGCGGGTACATATTAAATTTAACAACAGGTATCTCTGTTGAAGCAGGAACGATTGTAACTGCATTCATTGTCATATTTCTTGCAACGATTGGCGGTATGTTCTCGGTTGCCTATACGGACTTTATCAGTTCTTTACTTATTCTAGTAGGGTTTATTCTAGGATTCTTCTACTTAGTTACGAATGTTGTAAGTTTTGACACAATCATCACTTCTTTACCGGAATCACATTTTACTTGGACTGGCAACTTAACGATTCCACAAATAATCGGCTACTTTTTGCCATTATTCCTATTGGTTCTAGCAGATCAAAACATGTATCAACGATTAGCATCAGCAAAAGATGCAAGCACTGCAAGACGTTCAACAATCGGATTCTTTATTTCATCTATTGCAGTATTTGGACTAGTAATCTTATTGACAATCGGTTCACTTGCGCTATTCAGTGACATCAAACCGGATACAGCCATACTGCAACTTGCTTATAATGGTGGATTGCCGATTGTTGTCGGTGCGCTAATTTTAACAGCGTCGGTTTCATTTCTAATTACAACAGGTAATTCCTTCTTATTATCAGCAGCAGGTAACATTACGTATGATATTGTCCAAAGAGTGAAGCCTGATATTTCAGATAAGAGTTTACTAAAAATCAATCGATATTCTGTATTCGCTCTTGGTGGTATTGCTTATATACTTGGAGCGTTCTTCCCAGATGTGCTATCGATCCAAATGTATTCTTATACAATGTATGGTGCAGCACTAACTCCTGCTATTCTAGCTAGTTTCCTTTGGAAGAGGGCAAATGGACCAGGTGCTTTAGCATCGATTGTCATTGGCGGAGTAGCTACGCTCGTTTGGGAATTAGTTTTACAAAAACCATATGGATGGAATAGTGTTCTAATCGCATTGCCATTGTCTATAATTGCACTGATTGTAGTGAGCTTACTAACTCCAAAATATACAGTACAAATTGAACAAGACCAATCCAGAAAAGACAAGGAGGAAAAAGAAAATGTCGAATTTAAGAGTGAATATGCTTCGGGAATTTATGAAGGAAAATAA
- a CDS encoding Xaa-Pro peptidase family protein codes for MSNLRVNMLREFMKENNLHAAVVMSPDYQFYLTGFRALIYSRPIILFITSEQCSLIVPGLEEVHAREHADVDRILPYYEHPEKANIAKTYLEVLENELKAQEGSAVGVDMDYTPGKIINEILNVKSTVIDLSVQIEKMRSIKDDEEISAMIEAGKLVNLGVSETLKHCKVGATELEIDAIGNQIIYRTASENYPNATLDLLVMTPSGPERSILPHVYSNTRKIQQGDVIIHTRQVSLNGYRAELERTVIMGEPTKQQEHAFLAMQKAQQAALDFIRPGVKASEVDAVARGILREEGYAEFAIHRTGHAIGVSLHEPPYLSYDNDLVLEEGMAYTIEPGIYIPGLGGFRHSDTVILKDGGNLLITDYPSNLKELIF; via the coding sequence ATGTCGAATTTAAGAGTGAATATGCTTCGGGAATTTATGAAGGAAAATAATCTTCATGCAGCGGTGGTGATGAGCCCTGACTATCAATTCTATTTAACTGGTTTTCGTGCATTGATCTATTCAAGACCTATTATTCTCTTTATAACATCTGAACAATGTAGTCTAATTGTGCCAGGACTTGAAGAGGTTCATGCTAGAGAACATGCCGATGTGGATCGAATTCTTCCATATTACGAGCACCCTGAGAAAGCAAATATCGCGAAAACATATCTAGAAGTTCTGGAAAACGAGTTAAAAGCACAAGAGGGAAGTGCTGTCGGGGTTGATATGGATTATACTCCAGGGAAAATAATCAATGAGATTCTTAATGTTAAATCTACGGTCATCGATTTAAGTGTACAAATAGAAAAAATGAGATCCATCAAAGATGATGAAGAAATTTCAGCAATGATTGAGGCTGGAAAGCTAGTAAATTTAGGTGTAAGTGAAACACTTAAACATTGTAAGGTTGGTGCAACGGAATTAGAAATCGATGCCATAGGAAATCAAATTATCTATCGAACAGCTTCCGAGAATTATCCAAATGCTACGTTAGATTTACTCGTCATGACACCATCAGGGCCTGAACGGAGCATTTTACCGCATGTCTATTCCAATACACGGAAAATACAACAAGGAGATGTCATCATCCATACAAGGCAAGTTTCGTTAAATGGATATCGTGCAGAACTCGAACGTACAGTGATTATGGGGGAGCCTACTAAACAGCAAGAGCATGCATTTTTAGCGATGCAAAAAGCTCAACAAGCTGCCTTGGATTTTATTAGACCTGGTGTGAAGGCATCCGAAGTTGATGCTGTGGCTAGGGGAATTCTGAGAGAGGAAGGCTATGCAGAATTTGCAATACATCGGACTGGCCATGCCATTGGTGTTTCCCTTCATGAACCACCATATCTTTCATACGATAATGACCTTGTTCTGGAGGAAGGTATGGCGTATACCATTGAACCAGGAATTTATATCCCGGGATTGGGTGGATTTAGACACTCTGACACCGTTATCTTAAAAGATGGTGGAAATCTACTAATTACTGATTATCCTAGTAATCTAAAAGAGTTAATTTTTTAA
- a CDS encoding helix-turn-helix transcriptional regulator — MNDKTRREALAAFLKAKRAQIKPESIGLPTGNRRRTPGLRREEVAQLAGVSTTWYTWLEQGRDIKVSSIVLECISTVLQLNKDEADYLYNLALESKLEITSPNKEQPDLNPSLKRILAELKYCPTIVTDRHCHIVGWNQAAAHVFLDFEQIPNDERNLIRLLFTRKEFKALAVNWEYFAKGFLAIFRTYYGHYLGDEWYNQFIDELSHSHVEFQDLWQESQVSKAPEMIIEFRHAKAGKMLFNLTSLQVQGDMDLRCSIYTPVEETDTEKKLMRLMKRISVEED; from the coding sequence ATGAATGATAAAACGAGGCGTGAAGCGTTAGCTGCATTCTTAAAAGCGAAGCGTGCTCAAATTAAGCCAGAGTCCATTGGCTTGCCTACAGGAAATCGAAGAAGGACTCCTGGGTTAAGAAGAGAAGAGGTTGCACAATTGGCAGGAGTAAGCACCACTTGGTATACGTGGCTGGAACAAGGGAGAGATATAAAAGTATCCTCTATCGTACTTGAATGTATTTCTACAGTTTTGCAATTAAATAAGGATGAAGCAGATTACTTATATAACCTGGCACTAGAGTCAAAATTGGAAATAACAAGTCCCAATAAAGAGCAGCCTGATCTTAATCCTTCTTTAAAGCGAATTCTAGCTGAACTAAAATATTGTCCAACTATCGTTACCGATCGACATTGCCATATTGTGGGATGGAATCAAGCTGCCGCTCATGTATTTTTGGATTTTGAACAAATACCGAATGATGAAAGAAATTTAATTCGTTTATTATTCACTAGAAAAGAATTCAAGGCATTGGCCGTTAATTGGGAGTATTTTGCAAAAGGATTTCTTGCTATTTTCCGTACGTATTATGGACACTATTTAGGAGATGAATGGTACAACCAATTTATCGATGAACTTAGTCATTCACATGTAGAATTTCAGGATTTATGGCAAGAAAGTCAAGTGAGCAAGGCGCCAGAAATGATCATTGAGTTTAGACATGCGAAAGCAGGCAAAATGCTGTTTAATCTAACTTCCCTTCAAGTTCAAGGTGATATGGATTTGCGGTGCAGCATTTATACACCAGTTGAAGAAACGGACACAGAAAAGAAATTAATGCGATTGATGAAGAGGATTTCTGTTGAAGAAGACTAA
- the fabF gene encoding beta-ketoacyl-ACP synthase II has translation MERVVISGMGVVTPIGNTIQKFWENMIKGKSGISTIDTFDVTNHKTKFAGVVRDFDADEVLGKNAARRLDRFTQFALAAAEQAWEDAKLDLNSIDAERLGVYVGSGIGGIETLIENIDALRQKGPRRVSPTLVPAMMSNAAAAQISIRWNAMGPSLSPVSACAIGNTAIGEAFRLIRSGEVDVVFAGGTEAAITDLSIASFSNATALSSRNEYPTKASRPFDENRDGFVMSEGAGILILESLSHSLRRGAKIYAEVIGYGASSDAHHIVATHPEGKGAYLAMKSALKSANISPEEIDVISAHATSTKVGDISETMAIKQLFGKKAFEIPVTANKSMIGHMLGAAGGVEAIALAMSLKEGIIPPTINLETPDPLCDLDYVPTVARQLNISTGLSNSFGFGGHNAAIVLKKYE, from the coding sequence GTGGAGAGAGTTGTAATTAGCGGCATGGGGGTAGTGACTCCTATTGGAAACACTATTCAGAAGTTTTGGGAAAATATGATAAAAGGAAAATCGGGGATATCTACAATTGATACATTTGACGTGACAAATCATAAAACTAAATTTGCGGGGGTAGTTCGAGATTTCGATGCTGATGAGGTATTAGGAAAGAATGCAGCAAGACGTTTAGACCGATTTACTCAATTTGCTCTGGCTGCAGCCGAACAAGCTTGGGAAGATGCTAAGTTAGATCTCAATTCAATCGATGCAGAAAGATTGGGCGTATACGTAGGTTCTGGAATAGGAGGGATTGAAACCTTAATTGAGAATATTGATGCACTTAGACAAAAAGGTCCAAGAAGAGTCAGTCCAACGCTAGTTCCTGCCATGATGTCTAATGCTGCCGCGGCACAAATTAGTATCAGATGGAACGCGATGGGACCTTCTTTGTCTCCTGTTTCTGCTTGTGCAATAGGTAATACTGCTATCGGGGAAGCCTTTCGACTAATTCGTTCCGGAGAAGTTGACGTTGTATTTGCGGGTGGTACAGAGGCAGCTATAACAGATTTATCCATTGCAAGCTTCAGTAATGCTACAGCATTATCTTCAAGAAATGAATATCCTACGAAAGCTAGCCGTCCATTTGATGAAAATCGAGATGGGTTTGTTATGTCAGAAGGTGCTGGAATCCTAATTTTGGAATCCTTATCTCATTCTTTAAGAAGAGGGGCAAAGATATACGCCGAAGTCATTGGATATGGAGCAAGTTCAGACGCACACCATATAGTAGCCACACATCCAGAAGGCAAAGGTGCTTATCTTGCAATGAAATCAGCTTTAAAAAGTGCTAATATATCGCCTGAAGAAATTGATGTGATTAGTGCCCATGCAACAAGTACAAAAGTAGGGGATATCTCTGAAACAATGGCTATTAAGCAGCTGTTTGGAAAAAAAGCTTTTGAGATTCCGGTCACTGCAAATAAATCGATGATTGGTCATATGTTAGGGGCAGCCGGTGGAGTTGAAGCAATTGCATTGGCGATGAGCTTAAAGGAAGGAATCATTCCACCAACCATTAACTTGGAAACTCCTGATCCATTATGTGATCTAGATTACGTTCCAACAGTTGCTCGTCAATTGAACATTAGCACGGGTTTATCGAACTCATTCGGTTTCGGAGGACACAACGCAGCGATTGTTTTAAAGAAATACGAGTGA
- the bioB gene encoding biotin synthase BioB: protein MNWITLAHEVIEGKILNDEMAMAILQSDDDELLPIMQGAFTIRKHYFGKKVKLNMIMNAKSGYCPENCGYCSQSSISKAPIEKYPFITKEEILAGAKQAFENKIGTFCIVASGRGPTRKDVKVVSEAVKEIKEMYGLKVCACLGLLKDDQAEQLKDAGVDRYNHNLNTSSRHHDYITTSHTYEDRINTVEIAKKHGLSPCSGAIIGMRETKEDVIDIARALRALDADSIPVNFLNAIEGTKLAGTKELNPRYCLKVLALFRFMNPAKEIRIAGGREVNLGSLQPLGLYAANSIFVGDYLTTVGQEEHQDYSMLKDLGFEIELAEKQAALL, encoded by the coding sequence ATGAACTGGATTACACTTGCTCATGAAGTAATTGAAGGAAAAATTTTAAATGACGAAATGGCAATGGCTATTTTACAATCTGACGATGATGAATTATTACCGATTATGCAGGGGGCATTTACCATTCGCAAACATTACTTCGGCAAAAAAGTAAAGCTTAATATGATAATGAATGCTAAAAGTGGCTACTGCCCAGAAAACTGTGGTTATTGTTCACAATCGTCAATTTCTAAAGCTCCGATTGAAAAATATCCTTTCATTACGAAAGAAGAAATTCTTGCAGGTGCAAAACAAGCTTTCGAAAATAAAATCGGTACATTTTGTATTGTCGCTAGCGGGAGAGGACCTACACGCAAAGATGTGAAAGTAGTAAGCGAAGCTGTGAAGGAAATTAAAGAAATGTACGGTTTAAAAGTATGTGCTTGCTTAGGATTATTAAAGGATGACCAAGCAGAGCAGTTAAAAGATGCTGGCGTAGATCGTTACAACCACAATTTAAATACATCTTCCCGTCATCATGATTATATTACAACATCTCATACGTATGAAGATCGTATCAATACAGTGGAAATTGCTAAAAAACATGGCTTGTCTCCTTGTTCTGGAGCGATTATCGGCATGAGAGAAACAAAAGAGGATGTTATTGATATCGCGCGTGCATTACGAGCACTAGATGCAGATTCTATACCTGTTAACTTTTTAAATGCAATCGAAGGAACGAAGCTAGCTGGCACAAAAGAGTTGAATCCTCGCTATTGCTTGAAGGTTTTAGCTTTATTCCGCTTTATGAATCCAGCTAAAGAGATTCGGATTGCTGGTGGCCGGGAAGTAAATCTAGGTTCCTTACAACCACTAGGATTGTATGCTGCAAATAGTATTTTCGTAGGGGATTATTTAACTACTGTAGGACAAGAAGAGCATCAGGATTATTCAATGTTAAAAGATTTAGGTTTTGAGATCGAGCTGGCAGAAAAACAGGCTGCTCTATTATAA